Proteins found in one Bicyclus anynana chromosome 26, ilBicAnyn1.1, whole genome shotgun sequence genomic segment:
- the LOC112051761 gene encoding uncharacterized protein LOC112051761 isoform X1 — MTENNKEFAELTKKRSSFKGRITIFSGFVQLLENKTTQLSSKEANELELRIGKLELLYAQFDETQTRLECIADNMDSQLLERDEFESRYYSILSKAQDIYSNYKRSQVPLPSECSLRTGNRPPVKLPTIQLPTFSGTYNSWLEFRDTFTSLIHNNESIDEVNKFHYLRTSLEGSAAVVIQSMECTSNNYQVAWNLLCDRFDNKRLLIQNHVSALFNIDPVTRESAATLKNILDHLNKNLRALGSLGEPVQQWDTLLIHMVSNKLDSKTYREWEEYKGRLDQEHKIELRHFFDFMKLRINVLETIEFSRHTQQPSKQPKLKTFVSTNNGNHINSNFIVNSKPTDSTDSCPKCSGDHKLNSCSQFLALSNEARLRLLPTLKVCFVCLSRSHFANRCKKPGCKFCKRRHSFLVCVADKLKPAVPAERVDSSIISATPSAGNPINNLTLSASVSSASQVGTRRRGDVLLSTALVKLYDSNNREHIGRAVLDSGSTSCLLSDKMFRLLNLPYDHIDRRVLGINNVTSPINKMCHLHMKSLNEQFSINLNCFILPSLTDNVPCRPLDVSSLNIPTDVCLADPHFHSPSSVDLIIGADVFWDILGSQRINLGRDQPTLCETKLGWIVSGPMKLLPLSVSNPIRCNFVNTDSTSDMSNDNIQNQLARFWTLEEVNNLNNRSTLSSEQKLCEEHFTKYTSRLSDGRFQVRIPLKYDSTVLSDTLFRAKQCFISLERKLLKEPKLCKMYREFMSEYQSLGHMSECELVSECNANFIPHHGILRGSKLRVVFNASFSSKTNNATFNSIQMVGPTVQDDLLSILLRFRQHKYIIIADVEKMYRQILVHPSDRHLQRIIWRDDPAEPLKAFELNTVTYGTASAPFLATRCLKQLGLECDDKRIAEVILHDFYVDDLLTGGDDLSTVLEIRNKVSATLASAQLPLRKWKSNDPQLVSEFTKSSHDLNIGGIEPSKTLGLGWYPESDQLYFPISASKFEGNSKREILSVVSQIFDPLGLASPVIIKFKMLLQSLWLQNLSWDDSLPSTVHKNWLDISKNLNVLNNLRVPRCVLIQSFVQLEFHIFSDASEQAYGACFYVRSVDSHGKILVRLLCAKSRVAPIKATTIPRLELCGAQVAAKLYEKVTSSLRVQATRTVIWTDSTIVLGWLKMLPCKLNTFVRNRVGDILDRTTNCTWRHVSSEDNPADYVSRGVSVGALESLDMWWSGPSFLKEPETRWPSTVINSESLPETRMEISCLAKSDTSSDIINLINFDRFSKFNRLKRTVAYMLRFIEACKGRRSKTDFLTDTELSKSLRVIVSMVQRESFPEYETLIQKKSLPKKSALIKFNAFLDENNLLRVGGRLGNSEFSYDKNYPLILQSTHRFTKLLFEHEHTKLMHAGPQLLLASIRDVYWPIGGRNLAKAIYRRCIKCTRMKGKVVAPIMGNLPQQRLTPGGFPFESVGIDYAGPISSASRQGRGCRIVKVYIAIFICLTTKAIHLELVSDLTSNSYISTIKKFISRRGKPRHLSSDIGAYNDLARFLQDNSSSLSSDFANEGIDFHFIPAYSPHFGGIWEAGVKSVKFHLYRVLGNCNFTFDELYTVLTQIEAILNSRPLTPLSSDPDDFTALTPGHFLIGRPLTGLPVKDYQEIKTNHLSRYHRIEQLRQHFWARWTKEYVSELQIRTKWQVPTQPMQINSLVLLKEDHLPPLKWKLGRIVALYPGKDNVARVADVKTSTGVIKRSFSRICPLPISDTV, encoded by the coding sequence ATGACCGAAAATAATAAGGAATTTGCTGAGTTAACTAAAAAGAGAAGTAGCTTTAAAGGTAGAATTACCATATTCTCCGGGTTTGTGCAGttacttgaaaataaaacaacacagTTGTCGTCCAAGGAAGCGAATGAGTTGGAATTGAGAATTGGTAAGCTGGAATTATTGTACGCCCAATTTGATGAGACTCAAACTCGATTAGAGTGTATTGCGGACAACATGGATTCGCAATTACTTGAAAGAGACGAGTTTGAATCTCGTTATTATAGTATACTCAGCAAAGCACAAGACATTTATTCTAATTATAAGAGGTCACAAGTGCCGCTTCCAAGTGAATGCAGTCTACGGACTGGTAACAGACCGCCAGTTAAGTTACCTACTATACAGCTACCTACGTTTAGTGGTACATATAATAGTTGGCTCGAGTTTCGCGACACCTTTACTAGCCTCATCCACAATAACGAGTCTATAGACGAAGTGAACAAATTTCACTACCTGCGTACGTCGTTAGAGGGGTCCGCTGCTGTGGTCATTCAGTCCATGGAGTGTACATCTAATAACTATCAAGTAGCTTGGAACCTCTTGTGTGACCGGTTCGACAATAAACGattgttaatacaaaatcatGTTTCGGCTCTTTTTAACATCGACCCGGTCACACGGGAGTCCGCGGcaaccttaaaaaatatattggaccATCTAAATAAAAACCTTCGTGCTCTTGGTTCATTAGGTGAGCCTGTCCAACAATGGGATACTCTTCTCATTCACATGGTCTCTAATAAATTAGACAGTAAAACGTACCGTGAATGGGAAGAGTACAAAGGTCGTTTGGATCAGGAACACAAAATTGAGCTACGACACTTTTTTGACTTTATGAAGTTACGTATAAATGTACTTGAGACAATTGAATTTTCACGTCATACGCAACAACCATCTAAACAACCCAAACTAAAAACATTTGTTTCCACGAATAATGGTAATCatattaatagtaattttatagttaatagTAAACCCACAGATTCGACAGATTCGTGTCCAAAGTGCAGTGGCGATCACAAACTAAATAGTTGCTCTCAATTTTTAGCTTTAAGTAACGAAGCGCGTTTGCGactattacctacattaaaggtCTGTTTTGTTTGTCTTAGTCGCTCTCACTTTGCCAATCGGTGCAAAAAGCCAGGTTGCAAATTTTGTAAACGGAGACATTCCTTTTTGGTCTGTGTTGCAGACAAACTGAAACCTGCTGTGCCTGCTGAGCGCGTTGACAGTAGTATCATCAGCGCGACTCCGTCCGCCGGCAATccaattaacaatttaacattatcgGCGAGCGTGTCTTCCGCGAGTCAAGTAGGAACTAGACGCCGCGGAGACGTTTTATTATCGACTGCGCTAGTTAAATTGTACGATTCGAACAATCGCGAACATATCGGTCGCGCTGTTTTGGATTCCGGTAGCACATCATGTCTGTTATCAGACAAAATGTTTCGTTTGTTAAATTTGCCTTACGATCACATCGATCGACGTGTGCTAGGTATAAATAATGTCACATcgccaataaataaaatgtgtcaCCTACACATGAAGTCATTAAATGaacaattttcaattaatttaaactgtTTCATTTTGCCGTCTTTAACAGATAATGTACCTTGTCGGCCTCTCGACGTGTCAAGTCTTAATATACCTACTGACGTTTGTTTAGCGGATCCTCATTTTCATTCGCCGTCGTCAGTCGACTTGATCATAGGTGCTGATGTTTTTTGGGACATTCTAGGATCGCAAAGAATTAATTTAGGTAGGGATCAACCTACACTTTGTGAGACTAAGCTAGGTTGGATAGTATCTGGCCCAATGAAGTTATTACCGTTATCGGTATCTAACCCCATTCGGTGTAATTTTGTAAACACCGACTCGACTAGTGATATGTCGAATgataatattcaaaatcaacTAGCTCGTTTTTGGACTTTAGaagaagtaaataatttaaataaccgTTCTACTCTCTCATCAGAGCAAAAGTTATGTGAGGAACACTTTACAAAATATACCTCGCGCTTATCGGATGGTCGCTTTCAGGTAAGAATACCGTTAAAATATGATTCTACTGTTTTAAGCGATACTTTATTTCGAGCTAAGCAGTGTTTTATTTCTCTGGAACGTAAACTTCTTAAAGAACCGAAACTTTGTAAGATGTACCGCGAATTTATGTCGGAATATCAGTCACTAGGGCATATGTCTGAATGTGAGTTAGTATCGGAATGCAATGCTAACTTTATACCGCATCATGGCATTTTACGTGGATCTAAATTGAGGGTGGTATTTAATGCAAGCTTTTCAAGCAAAACTAACAATGCAACTTTTAACAGTATTCAAATGGTGGGTCCAACGGTACAGGATGATCTGTTATCCATTCTATTAAGATTTAGGCAGCACAAGTACATCATTATAGCTGACGTAGAAAAGATGTACCGTCAGATACTTGTGCATCCTAGTGATAGGCATTTACAGCGAATTATTTGGCGCGATGATCCTGCCGAACCGCTTAAGGCGTTTGAGCTTAATACCGTAACGTACGGTACTGCTAGCGCACCATTTCTCGCTACTAGATGTCTTAAGCAGTTAGGACTTGAATGCGATGACAAACGGATTGCTGAGGTCATCCTGCACGATTTTTATGTCGATGACTTACTGACAGGCGGAGACGACCTAAGCACCGTGCTTGAAATACGTAATAAAGTCTCAGCCACACTCGCTTCAGCTCAGTTACCACTTAGAAAGTGGAAATCTAATGATCCACAATTAGTATCAGAGTTCACTAAGTCCTCGCATGATCTGAACATAGGCGGTATTGAACCAAGTAAAACCTTAGGTTTAGGTTGGTATCCGGAATCGGATCAGCTTTATTTTCCGATTAGTGCATCAAAGTTTGAAGGAAACTCCAAACGCGAAATTCTTTCTGTAGTTTCCCAGATATTCGATCCGTTAGGACTAGCCTCCccggttattataaaatttaaaatgttgttaCAAAGTTTATGGTTACAGAATTTGTCGTGGGATGATTCTTTACCTTCGACAGTCCATAAAAATTGGTTGGATatcagtaaaaatttaaatgttttaaataatttacgcGTACCGCGCTGCGTGTTAATACAATCTTTCGTGCAAttagaatttcatattttctctGACGCTTCCGAACAAGCATATGGTGCCTGTTTTTACGTTCGTAGCGTAGATAGTCACGGAAAGATTTTAGTTCGCTTATTATGCGCTAAGAGTAGGGTAGCGCCTATTAAAGCCACCACTATTCCTAGGCTTGAATTATGTGGTGCTCAGGTCGCTGCCAAACTTTATGAAAAGGTTACTAGCTCGTTAAGAGTTCAGGCTACACGGACTGTAATCTGGACTGATTCCACAATCGTATTAGGCTGGTTGAAGATGTTACCGTGTAAATTAAACACATTTGTTCGCAATCGTGTTGGTGACATCTTAGATAGAACCACTAATTGTACGTGGCGACACGTTTCCTCCGAGGATAACCCAGCGGATTATGTATCACGCGGAGTAAGCGTTGGCGCTCTCGAGTCTCTTGATATGTGGTGGTCAGGCCCAAGCTTTTTAAAGGAACCGGAAACCCGGTGGCCTTCCACAGTAATAAATTCCGAATCGCTACCTGAAACGCGTATGGAAATATCGTGTTTAGCAAAATCTGATACTTCTTCAGATATCATTAATCTCATAAATTTTGACCGCTTTTCTAAATTTAATAGGCTCAAGCGTACCGTAGCTTATATGTTACGATTTATTGAAGCATGTAAGGGTAGGCGTTCAAAAACCGACTTCCTAACCGACACCGAATTGAGTAAGTCATTGCGCGTAATTGTTAGCATGGTTCAAAGGGAATCGTTTCCTGAATATGAGACGTTAATACAAAAGAAATCTTTACCTAAAAAGAGtgcattaattaaattcaacgCATTTTTAGATGAAAACAATTTGCTTAGGGTCGGAGGTCGTTTAGGAAATTCTGAATTTTCGTATGATAAAAATTATCCTTTAATATTACAGTCCACACAtcgatttacaaaattattatttgaacatGAACATACGAAGCTCATGCATGCCGGGCCTCAACTATTGTTAGCTTCAATTAGGGATGTCTATTGGCCCATCGGTGGTCGAAATTTAGCAAAGGCAATTTATCGCCGCTGCATTAAATGCACTCGAATGAAGGGAAAGGTTGTAGCTCCTATTATGGGCAATCTACCGCAGCAGCGGCTCACGCCCGGGGGTTTCCCCTTTGAATCCGTCGGCATTGACTACGCGGGCCCAATTTCGTCAGCTAGTCGTCAGGGACGTGGATGTCGTATCGTAAAGGTGTATATTGCGATTTTTATATGTCTCACTACTAAAGCCATTCATTTAGAATTAGTAAGTGACTTAACCAGCAATAGTTACATATCAACCATCAAAAAGTTCATCTCGCGCCGCGGAAAACCGCGCCATCTGTCCTCAGATATTGGAGCGTACAATGATCTAGCACGATTCTTACAGGATAACTCTAGCTCATTATCTAGCGATTTCGCAAATGAAGGAATTGATTTCCATTTTATTCCTGCTTATTCGCCTCATTTTGGTGGTATTTGGGAGGCGGGAGTGAAATCTGTTAAGTTCCATTTATATAGAGTGCTAGGAAATTGTAATTTTACCTTTGACGAGTTGTATACTGTTTTAACCCAAATAGAAGCGATATTAAATTCTCGGCCACTCACTCCACTTTCGTCGGATCCTGATGATTTCACGGCATTAACTCCTGGACACTTTTTAATTGGACGACCCCTCACTGGACTTCCAGTCAAGGATTACCAAGAGATCAAAACCAATCATCTCAGCCGCTATCATCGAATTGAGCAACTTCGACAGCATTTTTGGGCACGGTGGACCAAAGAGTACGTGTCGGAGCTGCAAATCCGTACTAAATGGCAGGTTCCGACTCAGCCAATGCAAATCAACTCATTGGTTCTTTTAAAGGAAGATCATTTACCTCCGTTGAAGTGGAAACTGGGGCGAATAGTAGCACTGTACCCTGGGAAGGATAATGTCGCAAGAGTTGCAGATGTGAAGACATCCACTGGAGTCATAAAGCGATCCTTCAGCAGAATTTGCCCACTGCCCATCAGTGATACTGTTTGA
- the LOC112051761 gene encoding uncharacterized protein LOC112051761 isoform X2 encodes MTENNKEFAELTKKRSSFKGRITIFSGFVQLLENKTTQLSSKEANELELRIDKLKPAVPAERVDSSIISATPSAGNPINNLTLSASVSSASQVGTRRRGDVLLSTALVKLYDSNNREHIGRAVLDSGSTSCLLSDKMFRLLNLPYDHIDRRVLGINNVTSPINKMCHLHMKSLNEQFSINLNCFILPSLTDNVPCRPLDVSSLNIPTDVCLADPHFHSPSSVDLIIGADVFWDILGSQRINLGRDQPTLCETKLGWIVSGPMKLLPLSVSNPIRCNFVNTDSTSDMSNDNIQNQLARFWTLEEVNNLNNRSTLSSEQKLCEEHFTKYTSRLSDGRFQVRIPLKYDSTVLSDTLFRAKQCFISLERKLLKEPKLCKMYREFMSEYQSLGHMSECELVSECNANFIPHHGILRGSKLRVVFNASFSSKTNNATFNSIQMVGPTVQDDLLSILLRFRQHKYIIIADVEKMYRQILVHPSDRHLQRIIWRDDPAEPLKAFELNTVTYGTASAPFLATRCLKQLGLECDDKRIAEVILHDFYVDDLLTGGDDLSTVLEIRNKVSATLASAQLPLRKWKSNDPQLVSEFTKSSHDLNIGGIEPSKTLGLGWYPESDQLYFPISASKFEGNSKREILSVVSQIFDPLGLASPVIIKFKMLLQSLWLQNLSWDDSLPSTVHKNWLDISKNLNVLNNLRVPRCVLIQSFVQLEFHIFSDASEQAYGACFYVRSVDSHGKILVRLLCAKSRVAPIKATTIPRLELCGAQVAAKLYEKVTSSLRVQATRTVIWTDSTIVLGWLKMLPCKLNTFVRNRVGDILDRTTNCTWRHVSSEDNPADYVSRGVSVGALESLDMWWSGPSFLKEPETRWPSTVINSESLPETRMEISCLAKSDTSSDIINLINFDRFSKFNRLKRTVAYMLRFIEACKGRRSKTDFLTDTELSKSLRVIVSMVQRESFPEYETLIQKKSLPKKSALIKFNAFLDENNLLRVGGRLGNSEFSYDKNYPLILQSTHRFTKLLFEHEHTKLMHAGPQLLLASIRDVYWPIGGRNLAKAIYRRCIKCTRMKGKVVAPIMGNLPQQRLTPGGFPFESVGIDYAGPISSASRQGRGCRIVKVYIAIFICLTTKAIHLELVSDLTSNSYISTIKKFISRRGKPRHLSSDIGAYNDLARFLQDNSSSLSSDFANEGIDFHFIPAYSPHFGGIWEAGVKSVKFHLYRVLGNCNFTFDELYTVLTQIEAILNSRPLTPLSSDPDDFTALTPGHFLIGRPLTGLPVKDYQEIKTNHLSRYHRIEQLRQHFWARWTKEYVSELQIRTKWQVPTQPMQINSLVLLKEDHLPPLKWKLGRIVALYPGKDNVARVADVKTSTGVIKRSFSRICPLPISDTV; translated from the exons ATGACCGAAAATAATAAGGAATTTGCTGAGTTAACTAAAAAGAGAAGTAGCTTTAAAGGTAGAATTACCATATTCTCCGGGTTTGTGCAGttacttgaaaataaaacaacacagTTGTCGTCCAAGGAAGCGAATGAGTTGGAATTGAGAATTG ACAAACTGAAACCTGCTGTGCCTGCTGAGCGCGTTGACAGTAGTATCATCAGCGCGACTCCGTCCGCCGGCAATccaattaacaatttaacattatcgGCGAGCGTGTCTTCCGCGAGTCAAGTAGGAACTAGACGCCGCGGAGACGTTTTATTATCGACTGCGCTAGTTAAATTGTACGATTCGAACAATCGCGAACATATCGGTCGCGCTGTTTTGGATTCCGGTAGCACATCATGTCTGTTATCAGACAAAATGTTTCGTTTGTTAAATTTGCCTTACGATCACATCGATCGACGTGTGCTAGGTATAAATAATGTCACATcgccaataaataaaatgtgtcaCCTACACATGAAGTCATTAAATGaacaattttcaattaatttaaactgtTTCATTTTGCCGTCTTTAACAGATAATGTACCTTGTCGGCCTCTCGACGTGTCAAGTCTTAATATACCTACTGACGTTTGTTTAGCGGATCCTCATTTTCATTCGCCGTCGTCAGTCGACTTGATCATAGGTGCTGATGTTTTTTGGGACATTCTAGGATCGCAAAGAATTAATTTAGGTAGGGATCAACCTACACTTTGTGAGACTAAGCTAGGTTGGATAGTATCTGGCCCAATGAAGTTATTACCGTTATCGGTATCTAACCCCATTCGGTGTAATTTTGTAAACACCGACTCGACTAGTGATATGTCGAATgataatattcaaaatcaacTAGCTCGTTTTTGGACTTTAGaagaagtaaataatttaaataaccgTTCTACTCTCTCATCAGAGCAAAAGTTATGTGAGGAACACTTTACAAAATATACCTCGCGCTTATCGGATGGTCGCTTTCAGGTAAGAATACCGTTAAAATATGATTCTACTGTTTTAAGCGATACTTTATTTCGAGCTAAGCAGTGTTTTATTTCTCTGGAACGTAAACTTCTTAAAGAACCGAAACTTTGTAAGATGTACCGCGAATTTATGTCGGAATATCAGTCACTAGGGCATATGTCTGAATGTGAGTTAGTATCGGAATGCAATGCTAACTTTATACCGCATCATGGCATTTTACGTGGATCTAAATTGAGGGTGGTATTTAATGCAAGCTTTTCAAGCAAAACTAACAATGCAACTTTTAACAGTATTCAAATGGTGGGTCCAACGGTACAGGATGATCTGTTATCCATTCTATTAAGATTTAGGCAGCACAAGTACATCATTATAGCTGACGTAGAAAAGATGTACCGTCAGATACTTGTGCATCCTAGTGATAGGCATTTACAGCGAATTATTTGGCGCGATGATCCTGCCGAACCGCTTAAGGCGTTTGAGCTTAATACCGTAACGTACGGTACTGCTAGCGCACCATTTCTCGCTACTAGATGTCTTAAGCAGTTAGGACTTGAATGCGATGACAAACGGATTGCTGAGGTCATCCTGCACGATTTTTATGTCGATGACTTACTGACAGGCGGAGACGACCTAAGCACCGTGCTTGAAATACGTAATAAAGTCTCAGCCACACTCGCTTCAGCTCAGTTACCACTTAGAAAGTGGAAATCTAATGATCCACAATTAGTATCAGAGTTCACTAAGTCCTCGCATGATCTGAACATAGGCGGTATTGAACCAAGTAAAACCTTAGGTTTAGGTTGGTATCCGGAATCGGATCAGCTTTATTTTCCGATTAGTGCATCAAAGTTTGAAGGAAACTCCAAACGCGAAATTCTTTCTGTAGTTTCCCAGATATTCGATCCGTTAGGACTAGCCTCCccggttattataaaatttaaaatgttgttaCAAAGTTTATGGTTACAGAATTTGTCGTGGGATGATTCTTTACCTTCGACAGTCCATAAAAATTGGTTGGATatcagtaaaaatttaaatgttttaaataatttacgcGTACCGCGCTGCGTGTTAATACAATCTTTCGTGCAAttagaatttcatattttctctGACGCTTCCGAACAAGCATATGGTGCCTGTTTTTACGTTCGTAGCGTAGATAGTCACGGAAAGATTTTAGTTCGCTTATTATGCGCTAAGAGTAGGGTAGCGCCTATTAAAGCCACCACTATTCCTAGGCTTGAATTATGTGGTGCTCAGGTCGCTGCCAAACTTTATGAAAAGGTTACTAGCTCGTTAAGAGTTCAGGCTACACGGACTGTAATCTGGACTGATTCCACAATCGTATTAGGCTGGTTGAAGATGTTACCGTGTAAATTAAACACATTTGTTCGCAATCGTGTTGGTGACATCTTAGATAGAACCACTAATTGTACGTGGCGACACGTTTCCTCCGAGGATAACCCAGCGGATTATGTATCACGCGGAGTAAGCGTTGGCGCTCTCGAGTCTCTTGATATGTGGTGGTCAGGCCCAAGCTTTTTAAAGGAACCGGAAACCCGGTGGCCTTCCACAGTAATAAATTCCGAATCGCTACCTGAAACGCGTATGGAAATATCGTGTTTAGCAAAATCTGATACTTCTTCAGATATCATTAATCTCATAAATTTTGACCGCTTTTCTAAATTTAATAGGCTCAAGCGTACCGTAGCTTATATGTTACGATTTATTGAAGCATGTAAGGGTAGGCGTTCAAAAACCGACTTCCTAACCGACACCGAATTGAGTAAGTCATTGCGCGTAATTGTTAGCATGGTTCAAAGGGAATCGTTTCCTGAATATGAGACGTTAATACAAAAGAAATCTTTACCTAAAAAGAGtgcattaattaaattcaacgCATTTTTAGATGAAAACAATTTGCTTAGGGTCGGAGGTCGTTTAGGAAATTCTGAATTTTCGTATGATAAAAATTATCCTTTAATATTACAGTCCACACAtcgatttacaaaattattatttgaacatGAACATACGAAGCTCATGCATGCCGGGCCTCAACTATTGTTAGCTTCAATTAGGGATGTCTATTGGCCCATCGGTGGTCGAAATTTAGCAAAGGCAATTTATCGCCGCTGCATTAAATGCACTCGAATGAAGGGAAAGGTTGTAGCTCCTATTATGGGCAATCTACCGCAGCAGCGGCTCACGCCCGGGGGTTTCCCCTTTGAATCCGTCGGCATTGACTACGCGGGCCCAATTTCGTCAGCTAGTCGTCAGGGACGTGGATGTCGTATCGTAAAGGTGTATATTGCGATTTTTATATGTCTCACTACTAAAGCCATTCATTTAGAATTAGTAAGTGACTTAACCAGCAATAGTTACATATCAACCATCAAAAAGTTCATCTCGCGCCGCGGAAAACCGCGCCATCTGTCCTCAGATATTGGAGCGTACAATGATCTAGCACGATTCTTACAGGATAACTCTAGCTCATTATCTAGCGATTTCGCAAATGAAGGAATTGATTTCCATTTTATTCCTGCTTATTCGCCTCATTTTGGTGGTATTTGGGAGGCGGGAGTGAAATCTGTTAAGTTCCATTTATATAGAGTGCTAGGAAATTGTAATTTTACCTTTGACGAGTTGTATACTGTTTTAACCCAAATAGAAGCGATATTAAATTCTCGGCCACTCACTCCACTTTCGTCGGATCCTGATGATTTCACGGCATTAACTCCTGGACACTTTTTAATTGGACGACCCCTCACTGGACTTCCAGTCAAGGATTACCAAGAGATCAAAACCAATCATCTCAGCCGCTATCATCGAATTGAGCAACTTCGACAGCATTTTTGGGCACGGTGGACCAAAGAGTACGTGTCGGAGCTGCAAATCCGTACTAAATGGCAGGTTCCGACTCAGCCAATGCAAATCAACTCATTGGTTCTTTTAAAGGAAGATCATTTACCTCCGTTGAAGTGGAAACTGGGGCGAATAGTAGCACTGTACCCTGGGAAGGATAATGTCGCAAGAGTTGCAGATGTGAAGACATCCACTGGAGTCATAAAGCGATCCTTCAGCAGAATTTGCCCACTGCCCATCAGTGATACTGTTTGA